The following DNA comes from Mycolicibacterium aromaticivorans JS19b1 = JCM 16368.
CGACGAGCTTGGACTCCAGCGAGTCCATCTGCTTGACGGTGATGTTGGCAGGCAGCTTGGTCAGATGTCGCTCCAGCTTCGCCAACGGCACCTCGCCCTCGCCGTTGCCGACGATCACGTCGTAGATCGGGATGTCGCCGATCAGTCGCGCGGTGCGCTTCTTCTCCTGCGCCAACAGCGGCCGGACCCGAGCCGCGGAACCCTCGGCGACGAAGATCACGCCCGGTCGGCCGATCACCCGGTGCACGGCGTCGAAGTGGCCGGTGGCCGCAACCCCCGGCGTCACCCGCCACTTGCCGCGCAGGTTGTCCAGTGCCCAGGCCGCGGCACCCGTCTGCCCCTCGGCCTTACGGAACACCGACTTCTGCGCGCGCCGCCCGAAGATGATGAACGCCACCAGGGCCCCAAGCACGACGCCGAGCACGATCAGCAGGTAGAGGGTGATCCCGCCGGCCAGCACGCCGGCGACCACCGACGCGGCCACGATCAACACGAACGCGCCGATCATGTAGGGGAGCAGTCGCTTGTCTTCCTTGCGCTGCATCTGGAACGCCTGCCACAACTGGCTGCGGCGCTGCTTGGCTGCGGCCTTGCTGGCGGCCTTCGCCTCGGCCTTGGCTGCCTTGTTCTCGGCAGCGTTACGGGTTTTCGCCATAACTACCAAGAATACGGAACGGTGATCAGCGGTAGGCCGCGGTCACCGCGATAGCTTGTGCGCATCCGCGGCCTGCTGGTACAGCCGGCCGGCCCGATAGGAGGACCGCACCAACGGACCGGACAGCACCCCGGCGAAACCCAGCCCCTCGGCGTATTCGGCCAGCGCGACGAATTCCTCCGGCTTGACCCAGCGCTCCACCGGGTGATGACGCACTGAGGGCCGCAGGTACTGGGTTATCGTGACGATGTCGCAGCCTGCACCGTGCAGGTCGGCCAGCGCGGTGTGCACCTCGTCGATGGTTTCGCCCATGCCGAGGATCAGGTTGCTCTTGGTGACCAGACGCGCCGCGCGGGCAGCAGTCAGGACATCGAGGCTGCGTTGGTAGCGGAACGCCGGGCGGATCCGCTTGAAGATCCGTGGCACGGTTTCCACGTTGTGCGCGAACACTTCTGGGCGCGAATCGAACACCTCACGCAGCAAGGCGGGCTCGCCGTTGAAGTCCGGGGCCAATAGCTCGACGCCGGTGGCAGGGTTGAGCGCCTTGATGGCGCGCACCGTCTCGGCGTACAGCCACGCCCCGCCGTCGGGCAGGTCGTCGCGGGCGACACCCGTCACCGTCGCGTAGCGCAATCCCATCGCCGCCACGCTCTCGGCCACCCGGCGCGGCTCGTCGCGGTCCAGTTCAGCCGGCTTGCCGGTGTCGATCTGGCAGAAATCGCAGCGGCGCGTGCACTGCTCGCCCCCGATCAGGAACGTCGCTTCCCGCTCTTCCCAGCACTCGAAGATGTTGGGACAGCCCGCTTCCTCACACACGGTGTGCAGCCCCTCGCGGCGCACCAGACTCTTCAGAGCGGTGTACTCCGGACCCATGCGCGCACGGGTCTTGATCCACGGCGGTTTGCGCTCGATCGGGGTCTCGGCATTGCGGACCTCAAGGCGCAGCAGCTTGCGGCCTTCCGGTTCAATGCTCACGTCGTCAATGTTACGGGCAGGCGGCCGTCGAGGGCGTCACACACCGCGTCGGCCACCCGGGCGCGGACGTCGTCGACGCCGACGCGGCGGCCCAGTTCCGCCGTCAGCGAAGTCACTCCGGCATCGGTGATGCCGCACGGGACGATCGTCGAATACGCGCGCAGGTCGCAATCG
Coding sequences within:
- the lipA gene encoding lipoyl synthase: MSIEPEGRKLLRLEVRNAETPIERKPPWIKTRARMGPEYTALKSLVRREGLHTVCEEAGCPNIFECWEEREATFLIGGEQCTRRCDFCQIDTGKPAELDRDEPRRVAESVAAMGLRYATVTGVARDDLPDGGAWLYAETVRAIKALNPATGVELLAPDFNGEPALLREVFDSRPEVFAHNVETVPRIFKRIRPAFRYQRSLDVLTAARAARLVTKSNLILGMGETIDEVHTALADLHGAGCDIVTITQYLRPSVRHHPVERWVKPEEFVALAEYAEGLGFAGVLSGPLVRSSYRAGRLYQQAADAHKLSR
- a CDS encoding DUF4191 domain-containing protein, yielding MAKTRNAAENKAAKAEAKAASKAAAKQRRSQLWQAFQMQRKEDKRLLPYMIGAFVLIVAASVVAGVLAGGITLYLLIVLGVVLGALVAFIIFGRRAQKSVFRKAEGQTGAAAWALDNLRGKWRVTPGVAATGHFDAVHRVIGRPGVIFVAEGSAARVRPLLAQEKKRTARLIGDIPIYDVIVGNGEGEVPLAKLERHLTKLPANITVKQMDSLESKLVALGSRMGPAAMPKGPLPAQAKMKGVQRTVRRR